The following are encoded in a window of Dioscorea cayenensis subsp. rotundata cultivar TDr96_F1 chromosome 16, TDr96_F1_v2_PseudoChromosome.rev07_lg8_w22 25.fasta, whole genome shotgun sequence genomic DNA:
- the LOC120278830 gene encoding pyridoxine/pyridoxamine 5'-phosphate oxidase 2 isoform X2, with protein sequence MASWKQLLQAAMDSHAHLKHSSFIQLATLGTNGRPANRTVVFSDRIRIHTDSRSCKIEEIKHCPFGEICWYFTESWEQFRINGKIEIIDKSTTDAIKVEQRKKSWQTISGKSRFQYLAPAPRSPYKEEPGIDYELDPSAGPLDAFSLLILEPDQVDYINLKSDERWIFTLRMSDTDKIWMPERVNP encoded by the exons ATGGCGTCTTGGAAGCAGCTCCTCCAGGCCGCCATGGATTCCCACGCCCATCTCAAGCACTCCTCCTTCATACAACTC gccACTCTGGGAACCAATGGAAGGCCCGCAAACCGCACCGTCGTCTTCAG TGATCGGATCCGGATTCATACGGATTCTCGGAGCTGCAAG ATTGAAGAAATTAAGCATTGCCCTTTTGGAGAG ATATGTTGGTATTTCACTGAGTCGTGGGAGCAGTTCCGGATAAATGGAAAGATTGAAATCATTGATAAATCTACTACAGATGCAATCAAGGTTGAG CAACGAAAGAAATCTTGGCAAACAATTTCTGGAAAGTCTAGATTCCAGTACTTGGCGCCTGCCCCTCGCAGTCCATATAAAGAAGAACCTGGCATAGATTATGAACTTGATCCATCTGCCGGCCCACTTGATGCATTCTCTCTTCTAATCCTAGAGCCAGACCAG GTTGATTACATTAACTTGAAAAGCGACGAAAGGTGGATATTCACATTGAGGATGAGCGACACTGATAAAATTTGGATGCCTGAGAGAGTGAACCCCTAA
- the LOC120278830 gene encoding pyridoxine/pyridoxamine 5'-phosphate oxidase 2 isoform X1, translating into MASWKQLLQAAMDSHAHLKHSSFIQLATLGTNGRPANRTVVFRGFLDGSDRIRIHTDSRSCKIEEIKHCPFGEICWYFTESWEQFRINGKIEIIDKSTTDAIKVEQRKKSWQTISGKSRFQYLAPAPRSPYKEEPGIDYELDPSAGPLDAFSLLILEPDQVDYINLKSDERWIFTLRMSDTDKIWMPERVNP; encoded by the exons ATGGCGTCTTGGAAGCAGCTCCTCCAGGCCGCCATGGATTCCCACGCCCATCTCAAGCACTCCTCCTTCATACAACTC gccACTCTGGGAACCAATGGAAGGCCCGCAAACCGCACCGTCGTCTTCAG AGGGTTTCTGGATGGTAGTGATCGGATCCGGATTCATACGGATTCTCGGAGCTGCAAG ATTGAAGAAATTAAGCATTGCCCTTTTGGAGAG ATATGTTGGTATTTCACTGAGTCGTGGGAGCAGTTCCGGATAAATGGAAAGATTGAAATCATTGATAAATCTACTACAGATGCAATCAAGGTTGAG CAACGAAAGAAATCTTGGCAAACAATTTCTGGAAAGTCTAGATTCCAGTACTTGGCGCCTGCCCCTCGCAGTCCATATAAAGAAGAACCTGGCATAGATTATGAACTTGATCCATCTGCCGGCCCACTTGATGCATTCTCTCTTCTAATCCTAGAGCCAGACCAG GTTGATTACATTAACTTGAAAAGCGACGAAAGGTGGATATTCACATTGAGGATGAGCGACACTGATAAAATTTGGATGCCTGAGAGAGTGAACCCCTAA
- the LOC120279459 gene encoding uncharacterized protein LOC120279459 codes for MMDPEGTSGPRSVRPLPMIGPFLVNPELGDSLSFKGVGGPSIKNPELGVPLKVNGGVGLKSMDNSVRPDVIGPGLNESVMEERILISDDQDSSFCNPSKPPSAFTPPPNFKWVFLHGIWTLVPSKFSADIIARSAIDPGSDQLDKLESWGDDHQDDDLQDNEITEVKESEQETYSTDSRHTEDSETDFEEKVRRLLHSG; via the coding sequence ATGATGGATCCTGAGGGGACCAGTGGGCCGCGAAGTGTGAGGCCATTACCTATGATTGGGCCGTTTCTTGTGAACCCAGAGTTAGGGGATTCCTTGAGTTTTAAGGGGGTTGGTGGGCCTTCTATTAAGAACCCTGAGTTGGGGGTTCCCTTGAAGGTTAATGGGGGTGTTGGGCTGAAGAGCATGGATAATTCGGTGAGGCCAGATGTTATTGGGCCAGGTTTAAATGAAAGTGTAATGGAGGAAAGGATTTTGATTAGTGATGATCAAGATAGCTCCTTTTGTAACCCATCAAAACCACCTTCGGCCTTCACTCCTCCGCCAAATTTTAAGTGGGTATTCCTTCATGGAATTTGGACCCTTGTCCCTTCTAAATTCTCAGCTGACATTATTGCTAGATCAGCAATTGACCCTGGGTCCGACCAGCTGGATAAACTGGAATCTTGGGGGGATGATCATCAGGATGATGACCTACAGGATAATGAGATTACTGAAGTTAAAGAATCTGAGCAGGAGACCTATAGCACCGATAGCAGGCACACAGAAGATTCAGAGACAGACTTTGAGGAAAAAGTTCGGCGGCTGCTGCATAGTGGATAA
- the LOC120278788 gene encoding LOW QUALITY PROTEIN: laccase-6 (The sequence of the model RefSeq protein was modified relative to this genomic sequence to represent the inferred CDS: deleted 1 base in 1 codon) → MSSSNFFVWLSLLLSFCTSSALATRHTAKHWPRGASTRFYEFKVQKTYVTKLCERKEIITINGMFPGPVVYAQEDDRVIVKVTNETPHNATIHWHGVRQRLSCWADGPSYITQCPIQAGQTFTYEFTLFQQKGTLLWHAHVSWLRATVHGAIVVYPKPGVPYPFPHPYEEHILVLGEYWFKNALKLEKQVLASGGGAPIADAFLINGHPGPLYNCSSNDVYQIEVMPGKTYLLRIISAALNMEHFFSISNHKMTIVEADGEYTKPFTVDQLMITPGQTINVLVHADQPIGKYDMAMGPYMSAQNIPFQNITAIAHFQYTGASITSIGVPAELPSFNNNLAVKSHLDGLRSLNATDLPLEIDTNLFFTIGLNVEECHSTTPNKSCQGPNGGVFAASMNNITFVKPQIALLQSYYESIQGKYREDFPSVPMKVYDYVNGAPNNFPNDTNSLNGTRVKVLEYGSRVQLILQDTGTVTTENHPIHLHGYSFYVVGYGSGNYNPMTANLNLVDPPYMNTIGVPVGGWAALRFTADNPGVWFMHCHLEIHTSWGLSMAFIVKNGQGPLETLPHPPSDLPKC, encoded by the exons ATGTCTTCTTCTAATTTCTTTGTTTGGCTAagtcttttgctttctttctgtACTTCTTCTGCATTGGCAACAAGACACACTGCTAAACATTGGCCTAGGGGTGCCTCTACTAGGTTCTATGAATTCAAG GTGCAGAAAACTTATGTGACGAAACTTTGTGAGCGGAAGGAGATTATAACCATTAATGGCATGTTTCCGGGACCAGTAGTCTATGCGCAAGAAGACGATCGTGTTATTGTTAAAGTTACTAATGAGACTCCGCACAATGCCACCATCCATTG GCATGGTGTACGACAAAGGTTGTCGTGTTGGGCTGATGGTCCATCTTACATCACCCAGTGCCCGATTCAGGCCGGACAAACATTCACCTACGAGTTCACTCTCTTTCAACAGAAGGGTACTCTTTTATGGCATGCCCATGTTTCTTGGCTTCGCGCCACAGTGCATGGTGCCATTGTTGTCTACCCAAAGCCTGGTGTTCCTTATCCTTTTCCACATCCATATGAAGAACATATACTTGTTCTCG GTGAATATTGGTTCAAGAATGCATTGAAGCTTGAGAAGCAAGTGCTAGCCAGTGGCGGAGGTGCTCCGATCGCTGATGCGTTTCTTATCAATGGACATCCAGGCCCCCTCTACAATTGCTCGTCTAATG ATGTCTATCAAATAGAAGTGATGCCCGGCAAGACGTATTTGCTGAGAATAATTAGCGCTGCACTGAACATGGAACATTTTTTCTCAATCTCCAATCACAAGATGACAATTGTCGAGGCGGACGGAGAGTACACAAAACCATTCACCGTCGATCAGCTCATGATCACCCCCGGCCAAACAATCAACGTCCTTGTCCACGCCGACCAACCCATCGGCAAATATGACATGGCCATGGGCCCATACATGTCGGCGCAGAACATTCCATTCCAGAACATCACTGCCATTGCACACTTCCAATACACAGGTGCCTCCATAACATCCATTGGTGTCCCGGCAGAGCTTCCGAGCTTCAACAACAACCTCGCCGTGAAATCCCATTTAGATGGTCTAAGAAGCTTGAATGCCACAGACCTCCCATTGGAAATCGACACGAATCTATTCTTCACAATC GGATTGAACGTCGAAGAATGTCACTCAACAACGCCGAACAAAAGCTGCCAAGGACCGAATGGCGGCGTTTTCGCCGCATCAATGAACAACATCACATTTGTGAAGCCTCAAATTGCATTGCTGCAATCTTATTATGAAAGCATTCAAGGGAAATACAGAGAGGATTTTCCTAGTGTGCCAATGAAGGTATATGATTATGTGAATGGAGCaccaaataattttccaaatgaTACAAACTCATTGAATGGGACAAGAGTGAAGGTGTTGGAATATGGGAGTAGAGTTCAGTTGATATTGCAGGACACTGGGACAGTTACAACAGAAAACCATCCCATACATTTGCATGGATATAGTTTCTATGTGGTTGGGTATGGGAGTGGAAATTATAATCCAATGACTGCTAACCTTAACTTGGTTGATCCACCTTATATGAACACTATTGGTGTTCCTGTTGGTGGTTGGGCTGCTCTCAGGTTCACTGCTGATAATCCTG GTGTGTGGTTCATGCATTGCcatctagaaatccacacatcATGGGGCTTGTCCATGGCGTTCATTGTTAAGAATGGGCAAGGGCCATTGGAGACGCTTCCTCATCCTCCATCAGACCTACCAAAGTGCTAA
- the LOC120279592 gene encoding short-chain dehydrogenase TIC 32 B, chloroplastic isoform X1 → MLETVRYLIGSAGPSGYGSKSTAEEVTEACADLRSITAIITGATSGIGAETARVLAKRGARLILPARNLKAAEETKARITSEFPTAEIIVLPLDLSSFSSVRSFASRFLSLRLPLNLLINNAGKFSYERAISEDGIEMTFATNYLGHFLLTKLLLNKMVETARETCIQGRIVNVSSSIHGWFSGDCIHYLHLITNNKIAFDATRAYAVSKLANVLHTRELAERLKDMEANVVVNCVHPGIVRTRLTRDREGFLTDMVFFLASKLLKTIPQAAATTCYAAVHPKVEGVTGKYFADCNEAAASKAGCNTAEAARLWRISEEMIVEQEQ, encoded by the exons atgcTGGAAACGGTACGGTACCTGATCGGATCGGCAGGGCCGAGCGGCTACGGATCGAAATCCACGGCGGAGGAAGTCACGGAAGCATGCGCCGACCTCCGATCCATCACCGCCATCATCACCG GTGCGACATCGGGGATCGGCGCAGAGACGGCGAGGGTGCTGGCAAAACGCGGCGCGAGGCTAATCCTCCCGGCCCGGAACTTGAAGGCGGCGGAGGAGACGAAGGCACGCATCACGTCGGAGTTCCCCACCGCCGAGATCATCGTCCTTCCTCTCGATCTCAGCTCCTTCTCCTCCGTTCGCTCCTTCGCTTCTCGATTCCTCTCTCTCCGTCTCCCTCTCAATCTTCTCAT AAATAACGCGGGAAAATTCTCGTACGAGCGCGCGATTTCGGAGGACGGCATCGAGATGACCTTCGCCACTAATTACTTAG gtcaTTTTTTGTTAACAAAACTGCTTCTAAACAAGATGGTGGAAACGGCGAGGGAAACGTGTATTCAAGGCCGCATCGTCAACGTTTCTTCCAGCATCCACGGCTGGTTCTCCGGCGACTGCATCCATTACCTCCACCTCATCACCAATAATAAGAT agCGTTTGATGCGACGAGGGCTTATGCAGTATCGAAGTTGGCGAACGTGCTGCACACGAGAGAGCTGGCAGAGAGGCTGAAG GATATGGAGGCTAACGTTGTAGTTAATTGTGTTCATCCTGGTATCGTTCGCACTAGACTCACTAGAGACCGCGAGGGTTTCCTAactg ATATGGTGTTTTTTCTAGCCTCCAAGTTGCTTAAAACTATACCCCAg GCGGCGGCAACGACTTGCTACGCGGCGGTGCATCCGAAGGTGGAGGGAGTAACCGGAAAGTACTTCGCCGACTGCAACGAGGCGGCGGCGTCAAAAGCCGGGTGCAACACGGCGGAGGCGGCGCGGCTGTGGCGCATTTCAGAGGAGATGATAGTGGAGCAGGAGCAGTAG
- the LOC120279592 gene encoding short-chain dehydrogenase TIC 32 B, chloroplastic isoform X2, whose protein sequence is MLETVRYLIGSAGPSGYGSKSTAEEVTEACADLRSITAIITGATSGIGAETARVLAKRGARLILPARNLKAAEETKARITSEFPTAEIIVLPLDLSSFSSVRSFASRFLSLRLPLNLLINNAGKFSYERAISEDGIEMTFATNYLGHFLLTKLLLNKMVETARETCIQGRIVNVSSSIHGWFSGDCIHYLHLITNNKIAFDATRAYAVSKLANVLHTRELAERLKDMEANVVVNCVHPGIVRTRLTRDREGFLTDMVFFLASKLLKTIPQVKQNF, encoded by the exons atgcTGGAAACGGTACGGTACCTGATCGGATCGGCAGGGCCGAGCGGCTACGGATCGAAATCCACGGCGGAGGAAGTCACGGAAGCATGCGCCGACCTCCGATCCATCACCGCCATCATCACCG GTGCGACATCGGGGATCGGCGCAGAGACGGCGAGGGTGCTGGCAAAACGCGGCGCGAGGCTAATCCTCCCGGCCCGGAACTTGAAGGCGGCGGAGGAGACGAAGGCACGCATCACGTCGGAGTTCCCCACCGCCGAGATCATCGTCCTTCCTCTCGATCTCAGCTCCTTCTCCTCCGTTCGCTCCTTCGCTTCTCGATTCCTCTCTCTCCGTCTCCCTCTCAATCTTCTCAT AAATAACGCGGGAAAATTCTCGTACGAGCGCGCGATTTCGGAGGACGGCATCGAGATGACCTTCGCCACTAATTACTTAG gtcaTTTTTTGTTAACAAAACTGCTTCTAAACAAGATGGTGGAAACGGCGAGGGAAACGTGTATTCAAGGCCGCATCGTCAACGTTTCTTCCAGCATCCACGGCTGGTTCTCCGGCGACTGCATCCATTACCTCCACCTCATCACCAATAATAAGAT agCGTTTGATGCGACGAGGGCTTATGCAGTATCGAAGTTGGCGAACGTGCTGCACACGAGAGAGCTGGCAGAGAGGCTGAAG GATATGGAGGCTAACGTTGTAGTTAATTGTGTTCATCCTGGTATCGTTCGCACTAGACTCACTAGAGACCGCGAGGGTTTCCTAactg ATATGGTGTTTTTTCTAGCCTCCAAGTTGCTTAAAACTATACCCCAg GTAAAacagaatttttaa